The genomic interval GTCCTTGATCGCCTTCTTGCACGGCTCGAGCGTGCGCTTGACGAGGTCTTCGACCAGCTTCTCGAGGTCCGAACGCGTGATCGTCTTCACAAGATGCTTCGGGCCGTTGGCGTCGGCGGTGATGAAGGGCAGGTTGACCTCGGTCGTCGCGGCTGACGACAGTTCGATCTTCGCCTTTTCGGCGGCTTCCTTCAGCCGTTGAAGGGCCAATTTGTCGCTGCGCAGGTCGATGCCTTCGTCCTTCTTGAATCCGTCGGCGAGATATTCGACGAGCTTCGAGTCGAAATCCTCGCCGCCGAGGAAGGTGTCGCCGTTGGTCGACTTCACCTCGAACACGCCGTCGCCGACTTCGAGGATCGAGATGTCGAAGGTGCCGCCGCCAAGGTCATAGACCGCGATCGTCTTGTTCTCGGTCTTGTCGAGGCCATAGGCGAGCGCGGCCGCGGTCGGCTCGTTGATGATGCGCAGCACTTCGAGGCCCGCGATCTTGCCCGCGTCCTTGGTCGCCTGACGCTGCGCGTCGTTGAAATAGGCGGGAACGGTGATGACGGCCTGCTCGACCTTTTCGCCCAGATAGGCTTCGGCGGTTTCCTTCATCTTCTGAAGGATGAACGCGCTGATCTGCGACGGCGAATAATCCTCGCCGCCCGCCTTGACCCACGCGTCGCCGTTGGCGCCCTTGACGATGGTATAGGGGACGAGTTCCATGTCCTTCTTGGTCATGGGATCGTCGAAGCGGCGGCCGATCAGGCGCTTCACCGCAAAGATGGTATTTTCGGGGTTGGTGACGGCCTGGCGCTTCGCCGGCTGGCCGATCAGGCGCTCGCCATCCTTGGCGAAGGCGACGATCGACGGGGTCGTGCGCGTGCCTTCGACATTTTCGATAACCTTGGGTTTGCCGCCTTCCATCACCGCGACGCAGCTGTTCGTGGTGCCGAGGTCGATCCCGATCACTTTCGCCATTGATACTCGTCCTTGTTGCTTCCTTGGCGCCCTCAACAGGCACGCCGTCCATGGGATTTGATGGGGGCGATATAGGTGCGCTTTGCCTTGGCACAAGGGCTTTGACGGCTTATCGAGGGTGCGAAAATACCGCGCATTTACGGAGTCCTCCCAAAATGAAACCCTTCGCCTCCAGTCTCTTTGGCGCCGCTCTTGCCGCCGCCGCGCTCAGCCTGACCGGTTGCGGCGAAAACCTCGGCGCCGGACAGCAGCTCAACGTCGTGAGCGGCCATATCGTGATGGGGGCGACGCCCGATCGCCCGGCAGTCGGCTATTTCCGCGTCGAGGGCGGGCCACGCGACGTCGAGCTGGTCGCGGTGACCAGCGATCTCGCGCAGCGCGTCGAGATGCACGAGAGCGTGCGCGAAAATGGCGTGGTGGCGATGAAGCCGCTCGCGCGCGCGGCGGTTCCCGCCAAGGGCGAACTGGTGTTCAAACAGGGCGGCAAGCATCTGATGATCTGGCACATCAACGGCGCCGCGGTGCGCGCGGGCAAGCTGCCGATGGCGTTCGTCTTCACCAACAACAACAATGAGCGCATCCTCTTCGACATGGTGATCAAGCCCGCCGAGGGCGGCGCGGCCGGTCATGGCGCGATGGATCATGGCGCGATGGAGAAGGGCGCCGAAACGGCGGCGCCGGGCGCGGCCAAGAAATAAGCGCGGGTGCCGCGCCCGTCGCGACCGTTGACGCCGGGGGAAATCGCGCTCGCCCGCCCGGTGTTCGGCGACGCGATCGCCTATGACCGCGTGCGCATCTGCCACCATAAATGGATGTTCTTCCAGCCGCGCCATGTCGTGATGGCGCCGATGGGCAGCATCCATTTCAACCCGCACGGCGACCTCTACTGCGACGATTTCAGCACCGCGTCGCAGCGGCTCAAGGGGCTGTTCATCCACGAAATGACGCATGTGTGGCAGGCGCAGACGCGCGGGCGGTGGTATCTGGTGCTGATGCGCCATCCGTTTGCGACCTACAGCTACAGCCTCAAACCCGGCTGGCCGCTCCATCGCTACGGACTCGAACAACAGGCCGAGATCGTGCGGCATTACTGGCTGTTGACGCAGGGCATGATCGTCGGCGGCGCGCCGGGAGTGGATGCCTATCGCGCGATCCTGCCGTTTGCTGGCGGTGGAGCGGGGTAATGTCTGGATTCGGCCGGGAGCGGCCCTTTACATCGTCATCCCCGCGAAAGCGGGGACCCAGAGCGCGCGCAGGCCGATCCCACACTGGGTTCCCGCGGAGGCGCTGCGCGCCGTCTGCGACTCCGCGGGAATGACGAATGTCGGGAATGGCCTCTCCCCACTCCAATGCCGCACCCGCCCCCGCTCTCCAATTAGCCCCTAGCCAAGCCCCCGGCGTTCGTCCTATGTTCCGCTCATGAATGGAAGCTCGCTCGTCGCCGCCCTTGTTGCCCTCGCCATCGGCGCGTTGATCGGCTGGCTTTTCGCCGGCCGGCAATCGGGCGGGCTCAAGGCCGAGCGCGACGGTCTCGCCGAGCGGTTCAGGAGCGCGGTGACCGACCTCGCGGCCGAGGCCGAGGCGCGCAAGGCGGCCGATATCCGGCTCGCGGAAGTGCTGAGCGAACAAAAGGCGCGCGACGCGGCGCACGACGCGCAGATCGCGCAATTGAAGGACGCGCAGGCGGCGCTCACCGCGCAGTTCCGCGAGGTCGGGCAGACGATGCTCGGCGAGGCGCAAAAGGCGTTTCTCGAACGCGCCGATGCGCGTTTCCGGCAGAGCGAGGAGACGGCGGGGCAGAATCTGAAGGCGCTGCTGTCGCCCGTCCACGAGCGGCTCGCCAAATATGAGGAAGCCGTCGGCAAGGTCGAAGCCGAACGCCGCGACGCCTTCGGCCTGCTCCACGGCCAGATCGCCGCGATGCGCGAGGGCACCGAGCGCGTGTCGAGCGAGGCGGCGAAGCTCGTCAACGCGCTGCGCAATGCCCCCAAGGCGCGCGGGCGCTGGGGTGAGCAGCAGCTTCGCAACGTGCTCGAAAGCTGCGGGCTTTCTGAACACGCCGATTTCCAGACCGAGGTCAGCGTCCAGGATGGCGACGGCGGACGGCTGCGCCCCGACGTCGTCGTCAAGGTGCCCGGCGGGCAGAGCCTGATCATCGACGCCAAAGTGTCCTTGAACGCCTATCAGGACGCGTTTGGCGCGGTCGACGAGGGGGAGAAGGTCGCGCATCTCGCCGCGCATGCCGCGGCGATGCGCGCGCACGTCAACACGCTCGGCGCCAAAAGCTATTGGAACCAGTTCGACGGCACCCCCGACTTCGTCGTGATGTTCGTCCCCGGCGAACATTTCCTCGCCGCCGCGCTCGATCAGGATCACGAGCTTTGGGACTATGCGTTCGAGCGCAAGGTGCTGCTCGCGACCCCGACCAATTTGATCGCGATCGCGCGTACCGTCGCGGCGGTGTGGCGGCAGGAAAAGCTCGCCGGACAGGCGCGCGAGATCGCGGCGCTGGGCAAGGAACTTTATGCGCGCATGTCGGTGATGGGCGCCCACATCGCGCGCGTCGGCAAGAATCTCGATCAGGCGACGGGCGCGTACAACGCCTTCGTCGGCAGCTTCGAATCGCAGGTGCTGACGCAGGCGAAGCGGTTCGAGGCGCTCGACGTCGAGACCGGTGGCAAGGACATCCCCACGCTTCCCGTCGCCGAACAGGCGGCGCGCCCGCTCGCCAAGCTGGCGCCGGCGCCAGCGGCGGTCAACGACGCGGGGGAATAGGTCCGTCATACCTGAAAACCCGTTCGCCCTGAGCCTGTCGAAGGGCCGTTCTTGTCTTTTACGTTCAAGAAAAGAACGGTGCTTCGACAGGCTCAGCACGAACGGGGTTTGATGATGCGCGGGCTTTGAAGCTCAAATCACCCGCTTCAGCGCCGCCGTCTGCCCGTCGCTCCCTGTCAGGATCAAGGTGCCGTCGGTCGGGAAGGTCAGACTCACCGGGCCGCGCATCAGCGCGAAGAAGGCGCTTTCCTGCGTCATGCCCGCGCCGGGGCACGCCATCTTGGTCGCCATCAGCGGCCCCGCGGTCAGCGTGCGGTCGGCGAGCGAATAGCCGCCCGAAAAGCGGTTGCAGCCCGCGCTGCCGCTCAGCCGCTCGGCTTCGAAGGCGAGCGCGGTCGGGCGGTCGGCCGCGACGGGCACCCCGCCGATCGACACGAAGGTCCAGTTGGTTCCCGCGAGCTCGGTGGGCGGTAGTATCCCGCCGCCGCAGCCTTTCACCGTCTTGCCGTCGGCGGTGACCGTCACCGTGTCGGCATAGCGGCGGTCGCTCATTCCGTCGCTGCATTCGCCGCGCGTGACTTCGACCTTCAGCCGATCGGTGACATATTCCTCGCCATTCGCGACGGCGCGCGCGCCGGGGTTCGGCACCATGATCTTTGTCTCGCCATAATCGCCGTCGTAATTGAGCCGCGACGGCGTGATCTCGAGCGTCCACCCGGGCTCGGTGCCGAGCGCCATATAGGCGGCGGGCGGTTCGCCGGGGCCGCGCGGCATGTCGCCGGCGGGCGCGCAGGCGGCGAGGGCGGCAAAGGCGGGTAGGGCAATCAGGAGCGGAGTGCGGATCATCGAACGGACCTTTCCTCTTCGTCATCCCGGTCCTTCGACAAGCTCAGGAGATCCGGGATCCATTCGGCGTCTGCTTGTCAGCCGAAGGAAGAATGGATGCTGAATCAAGTTCAGCATGACGAAGTCTATAGCAGTTCGCAGGGCGAGACTATCGCCGCTGGTTCAGCACCTCATACGCCATCACCGCGGTCGCGACCGCGGCGTTGAGGCTGTCGGCCTTGCCCAGCATCGGCATTTTGACCCGCACGTCCGCCGCGGCGGCATATTCGGGCGGCAGACCTTGCGATTCATTGCCGGTCAGGATGAAGGTCGGCGCGGCGTAGCGCACCGCCTGATAATCCACGCTATCGTCGCCGAGCCAGGTCGCGACGAGCTGGCCGGGTCCCTGACGCAGCCAGGGCAGGAACTCTTCCCAGCGCGCGACCACCAGCTTCTGCGTGAAGATCGCCCCCATGCTCGCACGCACCGCCTCGACCGCATAGGGGTCGGTGCTGTCATCGAGCAGGATCAGCCCGCCCGCGCCGACTGCGTCGCCGGTGCGCAGCATCGTGCCGAGATTGCCCGGATCGCGCAGCCGCTCGGCGACGAGCCAGATCGGCGCCGCGTTGCGGTCGAGATCGGCGAGCGCCGCCCTGGGCTCGGCGTAGATGCCGACCACCGTCTGCGGATTATCCTTGCCCGACAATTTGGAAAGGATCGCAGGCGTCGTGTCGATCACCTCGCCCCCTGCGGCCAAAGTCGCGTCGACCAGCGTCTTCGCCAGCGGATGCGCCGCGCCCTCGGGGCCCAGGAACAGCCATTGCGGTAATATTCCGGCCTCGCGCGCTTCGGTCGCGATGCGCAGCCCTTCGGCGAGGAACAGCCGCTCGGCGCGGCGATGGCGCTTCTCGCGCAGGAGCCGCATCCGCTTGACCAGCGGGTTCGACAGACTTTCGATGGTGGAACGGCGACCGGTCATGTCCACTCGTCCGTGCCCCTGCGCAGGCTGGGCCCCATCACCCGAGCTACCGTTGCCGAGCAAGCGTGGGAGGAAAAGGATAGCGCAGGCGATGGGCCCCTGCCTGCGCAGGGGCACGACCGTAGGAAAGAACCGGTCATCCGGTCAATCCTCGCCGAAGCTGTCCTTGACCAGCCCGACGAGCTTCAGAAGCGCCGCGTCGGCGCCGTCGCCCTTCGTATGGATGGTGATCGAATCGCCCTTGGCGGCGCCGAGCATCATCAGGCCCATGATCGACGTGCCGTTGACGCGGCTGCCGCCCTTTTCGACCTCGACCGACACGCTTTCGGGCAGGCGACTGACGAAGGTCACGAATTTGGCGCTGGCGCGCGCGTGCAGGCCGCGCTGGTTGGTGATCTCGACGGTTTCGGAAATCTCGTTCAAGGGCCTACTCCCAGCATCTCCGATGCGACCGAAATATATTTCTGGCCGGCTTCCTTCGCCGCGATCACCGCGGCGCGCAACTCCATCGTCTTGCGCGCGCTTTCGAGCCGGATCAGCATCGGCAGGTTGACGCCGGCGATCACTTCGGTGCGCCCCGCTTCGAGCAGGCTGATCGCGAGGTTCGACGGGGTGCCGCCGAACAGGTCGGTCAGCATCACGACGCCGCGGCCCTCGTCGACCTTGCGAATCGCGTCGGCGATTTCCTTGCGGCGCATCTCCATATTGTCGTTGGGGCCGATGCACACGGTCGCGATGGCCCTTTGCGGACCGACGACATGCTCCATCGCGCGCACCATTTCCTCGGCGAGGCGGCCGTGGGTGACGAGCACCATTCCCAAGAGCGGCAAAGCCTTATCGTTCGGCATGCAGTCGTCGACCCTTATATGTTGCCGCCGGATGCGGGAGACGCGGGCGGGGGCCTGCCCTCAAGCCCATCTTGCGGGGCGGAGTCAAGGTTGCGGTGGGTCAGCACTGGCTCATATCCGGACGCGCGTAGCGTCTGGGTCACACGGTTCGCGACATGGACCGAACGGTGCCGCCCGCCGGTGCAACCGAAGGCGATGGTGACATAGCTTTTGCCCTCGGCGCGGTAGCGCGGCAGCAAGGTCAGGATCAGCCGCTCGATCTGCGCGACGCTGTCCTCATAGGCGGGGTCCGCGATCACATAGGCGGCGACGTCGGCATCGAGCCCAGTGCCCGGCTTGAGCTTCGGGTCCCAATGCGGGTTGCGCAGGTAGCGCATGTCGAACACCAGGTCGGCGTTGCGCGGCAGGCCGCGCGCGAAGCCGAAGCTCAAAATGTTGAGCACCGGTTCGCCGCCGTCCGCGACGGCGAAACGCTGGCGGATTTCCTGCTGCAGG from uncultured Sphingopyxis sp. carries:
- the dnaK gene encoding molecular chaperone DnaK, whose protein sequence is MAKVIGIDLGTTNSCVAVMEGGKPKVIENVEGTRTTPSIVAFAKDGERLIGQPAKRQAVTNPENTIFAVKRLIGRRFDDPMTKKDMELVPYTIVKGANGDAWVKAGGEDYSPSQISAFILQKMKETAEAYLGEKVEQAVITVPAYFNDAQRQATKDAGKIAGLEVLRIINEPTAAALAYGLDKTENKTIAVYDLGGGTFDISILEVGDGVFEVKSTNGDTFLGGEDFDSKLVEYLADGFKKDEGIDLRSDKLALQRLKEAAEKAKIELSSAATTEVNLPFITADANGPKHLVKTITRSDLEKLVEDLVKRTLEPCKKAIKDAGVSASEIDEVVLVGGMTRMPRVREVVKDFFGKEPHTGVNPDEVVAIGAAIQAGVLQGDVKDVLLLDVTPLSLGIETLGGIMTKMIDRNTTIPTKKSQVYSTADDNQSAVTIRVFQGEREMAQDNKLLGQFDLVGIPPAPRGVPQIEVTFDIDANGILHVSAKDKGTGKEQQIKIQASGGLSDADIDQMVKDAEQFAEEDKARREAAEAKNNAESLIHSTERQIAEHGDKVDAGLKSEIEAAIAEAKTAVEGGDAAAMTEKAGALAQVAMKLGQAIYEKEQQAAASPDADAGESKADEDVVDAEFSEVEDDKK
- a CDS encoding copper chaperone PCu(A)C produces the protein MKPFASSLFGAALAAAALSLTGCGENLGAGQQLNVVSGHIVMGATPDRPAVGYFRVEGGPRDVELVAVTSDLAQRVEMHESVRENGVVAMKPLARAAVPAKGELVFKQGGKHLMIWHINGAAVRAGKLPMAFVFTNNNNERILFDMVIKPAEGGAAGHGAMDHGAMEKGAETAAPGAAKK
- a CDS encoding vgr related protein — its product is MPRPSRPLTPGEIALARPVFGDAIAYDRVRICHHKWMFFQPRHVVMAPMGSIHFNPHGDLYCDDFSTASQRLKGLFIHEMTHVWQAQTRGRWYLVLMRHPFATYSYSLKPGWPLHRYGLEQQAEIVRHYWLLTQGMIVGGAPGVDAYRAILPFAGGGAG
- a CDS encoding DNA recombination protein RmuC, whose protein sequence is MNGSSLVAALVALAIGALIGWLFAGRQSGGLKAERDGLAERFRSAVTDLAAEAEARKAADIRLAEVLSEQKARDAAHDAQIAQLKDAQAALTAQFREVGQTMLGEAQKAFLERADARFRQSEETAGQNLKALLSPVHERLAKYEEAVGKVEAERRDAFGLLHGQIAAMREGTERVSSEAAKLVNALRNAPKARGRWGEQQLRNVLESCGLSEHADFQTEVSVQDGDGGRLRPDVVVKVPGGQSLIIDAKVSLNAYQDAFGAVDEGEKVAHLAAHAAAMRAHVNTLGAKSYWNQFDGTPDFVVMFVPGEHFLAAALDQDHELWDYAFERKVLLATPTNLIAIARTVAAVWRQEKLAGQAREIAALGKELYARMSVMGAHIARVGKNLDQATGAYNAFVGSFESQVLTQAKRFEALDVETGGKDIPTLPVAEQAARPLAKLAPAPAAVNDAGE
- a CDS encoding META domain-containing protein; translation: MIRTPLLIALPAFAALAACAPAGDMPRGPGEPPAAYMALGTEPGWTLEITPSRLNYDGDYGETKIMVPNPGARAVANGEEYVTDRLKVEVTRGECSDGMSDRRYADTVTVTADGKTVKGCGGGILPPTELAGTNWTFVSIGGVPVAADRPTALAFEAERLSGSAGCNRFSGGYSLADRTLTAGPLMATKMACPGAGMTQESAFFALMRGPVSLTFPTDGTLILTGSDGQTAALKRVI
- a CDS encoding RNA methyltransferase → MTGRRSTIESLSNPLVKRMRLLREKRHRRAERLFLAEGLRIATEAREAGILPQWLFLGPEGAAHPLAKTLVDATLAAGGEVIDTTPAILSKLSGKDNPQTVVGIYAEPRAALADLDRNAAPIWLVAERLRDPGNLGTMLRTGDAVGAGGLILLDDSTDPYAVEAVRASMGAIFTQKLVVARWEEFLPWLRQGPGQLVATWLGDDSVDYQAVRYAAPTFILTGNESQGLPPEYAAAADVRVKMPMLGKADSLNAAVATAVMAYEVLNQRR
- a CDS encoding HPr family phosphocarrier protein, which translates into the protein MNEISETVEITNQRGLHARASAKFVTFVSRLPESVSVEVEKGGSRVNGTSIMGLMMLGAAKGDSITIHTKGDGADAALLKLVGLVKDSFGED
- a CDS encoding PTS sugar transporter subunit IIA; protein product: MPNDKALPLLGMVLVTHGRLAEEMVRAMEHVVGPQRAIATVCIGPNDNMEMRRKEIADAIRKVDEGRGVVMLTDLFGGTPSNLAISLLEAGRTEVIAGVNLPMLIRLESARKTMELRAAVIAAKEAGQKYISVASEMLGVGP
- the rapZ gene encoding RNase adapter RapZ gives rise to the protein MSETTESRLLLVTGLSGAGKSTVLKVLEDLGWEVVDNLPLALLETLIDGPVKPGEAGRPLAIGIDSRSRGFRPALLVRRIKELRESGRRDIQTLFLDCAGAELERRFSETRRRHPMAEDRPAADGIAREREMMEPLRRWAEHVVDTTNYSSNDLQQEIRQRFAVADGGEPVLNILSFGFARGLPRNADLVFDMRYLRNPHWDPKLKPGTGLDADVAAYVIADPAYEDSVAQIERLILTLLPRYRAEGKSYVTIAFGCTGGRHRSVHVANRVTQTLRASGYEPVLTHRNLDSAPQDGLEGRPPPASPASGGNI